From Pseudomonas sp. AN-1:
ACTGAGGATCATTTCGACGATCAGGTCGGGCTCGCCGATGGCGAAGTCGAACTCGATGAAGCCGCCGGCTCGCTCGCCGGTGACCCGTACCCAGCGTTTGCGGGTATCGAGGTTGGCCGGCACCATTTCCACCAGTTGCTCGGGACGGGTCATGGCCGCTCTCCTCAGGTCACTACGGTGAGGAAGGTTTCGTGCAGCTTGCGCTGCGGGTAGTCGAGTCCCTGGCCGAAGTTGTCGAAGGTCCAGGTGATCGGCTCGTAGTCCGGGTACGGCTGGTAGCCGCCCATGAAGGTCTCGAAGCGGTTGCCCGAGGGGTCCCAGGCGTAGATGGTGCAGCCACGGGTGACGCCGTGGCGGGTCGGGCCGATGTCGACGTTGACCAGATTCATCGACATGATGTCGCCGGCGCGCAGCACCTGCTCCCAGCTCTCCATCAGGAACGAGCAGTGGTGCAGCTTGCCCGGCTCCGGGTATTCGGCGAAGGCGATGTCGTGGACCTTGTGCGAGCAGGACAGCCAGATCGCCGCGTTGCCCTGACCGTCGGGGGTGAGCACGCGCTCGACCAGGTAGAAGCCCAGCACCTCAGTGAAGATCTTCTGCACCTCGGCGATGTTCGGCCCGTACATCAGGGCGTGATCGAGGCGTACCGGGCCGATGCCATGCTCGCGCGCCTGGGTCCAGGGCGCCGGGTTGACCAGACCGGCGCCGTTGCCGACTGAGGTCATCTCGGCGTACAGCTCGATCAGGTGGCCGGAGGGCAGTTCAAAGCGCACGCGCTCGCCGGTTTCCAGCATCTCGCCGGCCGGGATGCGGGTGGTGGTCAGGCCGTAGGCCTTGAGGTCGGCGTCGAGTTGCTCGAGGGTGGCCTTGTCCAACACCTTGAAGCCGAAGAAGTCGATGCCGGCGCTGTCCGCCTCGCGGATCACATAGCTGTGGTGATCGCGCTCGTCCCAGCACTTGAAGTAGACGCGGCCCTGCGCATCGCGCCCGGTTTCCACCAGGCCCAGCACGTCGCGGTAGAAGAGGACGCTTTCTTCGAGGTTCAGTACACGGACCTGGGCATGGCCCGGCCGCAGCACACCTGTCATCGCCATTTGTTGTCTCCATTATTTAGCTTGATGCGGTTTGGTTGCCTGTCCGGTTGGTGATGCTGTCCGGGCAGACGGTCTTGCTATCGACGCCAGATACATTGCAGGGGCGATGCCAACTTTCCCAACTCATTGATTTACAAGGGTTTAACTGCAAATCCGGGTGACCGGAGCGAACGGCTGGCATGACGCTTTTGTCCTGCGGCCTGTTTCGCCTTACAAAAGCGTAAAGGTGCAGCGCAAAAAAATGCGGGTATCTGCAGGCAGTTGACGGGACGTGGAGCGCGCAAGGGAGCGGAGTGTGCGGAGAAGATGCGCTCCGGACGCTGGCAGGCCGGCAGTCGAGTCCGGAAAAGGCCGTCTACCGCGGGTTCCGGACGCCAGCGCCGAGCAGCGGCGGCATGTGCTGTACGTTTTGGTCACGCCAAACGGGGGTAAGCGCCTGATGTTTGTGTCCGGCGTGGCGGTAGGATTTGCGTAGGGTGCGCCGTGCGCACCGGGAAACCGGCGAGTTCCATGGTGCGCATGGCGCACCCTACACAGCGCCCGGTACGCTGGCCGCGCCTGCCGCCCTGTAGTAGCTTCGGTTGCCAACCATTTCCCAGGGAGGACAGTCATGGCCAGCAAAGAAGAAATCGCCGCGTTCATCGCCACCGAGTTCCCGCAGACCAAGTGCATGGTGGAGAAGGTCGGCGACGGCGGCGCCACGGTCTGGCACCCGGTCGGTCACGACGAGCTGCGCCCCGGCGGCACGGTTTCCGGGCCGGTGCTGATGAGCATCGCCGACGTCGCCCTGTACGTGGCGATCCTCGGCGAGATCGGCATGGTGCCGATGGCGGTGACCACCAACCTGACCGCCAACTTCCTGCGCAAGCCGTCGGGAGAGAAGAACATCGTCGGCGTCTGCAAGTTGATCAAGGTCGGCAAGACGCTGGTGGTCGGCGAGGTCTCGCTGTACTCGGAAGGCTCGGAGGATGCGGTGGCGCACGTGGTCGGCACCTACTCGATCCCGCCGCGCCGGGAGTGATGGACTGGCGCCTTTCCGAGGCCGGAAAGGCGCGCCGAATCCCTGTCAGCTGCTGGCTTCCTGCGCGCACGCCCCCGCCTCGCCGCCCGCCTGCTTCAGTCGATAGGCCAGCTGCCGGCGGGTGATGCCGAGCAGGCGCGCGGCGTGGGTGAGGTTGCCGCTGGCGCGGCGCACGGCCAGCTCCAGCAGGCGGTTCTCGTGGGCCTGCAGGTCGAAGTCGTCGTCGAGCAGGGTCTCGTAGAGCTGCTCGCGCCTCGCCTCCCTGACGTTGCCCACCTGACCCTGGCGATCGACGGGGGCGCCGGGCGGTGTCGCCGGCGTGCTGCCGGCGAACAGGTGCTCCAGCTCGATCTGCCCGCCCGAGGGCGCCAGCAGCACGGCGCGTTCGATGAGGTTCTCCAGCTCGCGCACGTTGCCCGGCCAGTCGTAGGCCATCAGCGCCTGCAGGGCGCGGTCGGTGGGGCCCTTGAGGTGCTTGTGGTAGACCGGGGCGTACTTCTCCAGCAGCGCGGTGACCAGGATCGGGATGTCCGCCTTGCGCTCGCGCAGCGGCGGGATCGCCACCGGGTAGGTGGCCAGCCGGTAGTAGAGGTCGGCGCGGAAGCGCCCCTCGGCGATGGCCCGCTGCAGGTTGACGTTGGTGGCTGCCACCAGGCGCACGTTGACCTTGCGGCTCTTGTCGTCGCCCAGGCGCTCCACCTCGCCGGTCTGCAGCACGCGCAGCAGCTTGACCTGCGCCGAGGGCGACAGGTCGCCCAGCTCGTCGAGGAACAGGGTGCCGCCGTCGGCGCGCTCGAAGCGGCCGGGGCGCGACTGCTGGGCGCCGGTGAAGGCGCCCTTCTGCACGCCGAACAGCTCGGACTCGATCAGGTCGTTGGGGATCGCCGCGCAGTTGACCGCCACGAACGGCTGGGCGGCGCGGTCGCTGTTCTCGTGCAGCCACTGGGCGAAGACTTCCTTGCCGACGCCGGTCTCGCCGAGCAGCAGCACGGTGATCGGGCTGCGCGCCGCCTTGCTGAGCAGGTCGAAGGCGGTGCGGAAGGCCGGCGAGCTGCCGACCAGGCGCCCGGGCGGCAGCTGCTCGCGCTGGCGGCCGCGCAACTGCCAGAGTTCCTGCTGCAGGTCCTGGAACGAGGTGTCGGCCTCGGTCGGCCGGCAGTATTCGAGGTAGGGATCGTCGCCCCAGGCTTCCGCCGGCTTGCCGACCATCACGCAGTGGTGGTCGCCGCGGCAGGTGCACTGGGTTTCCTTGAACACGATGAAGCGTTTGAAGAAGCGGCTGGTGTAGCCGGAGGCATAGCCGGACATGCTCCAGCAGGCGACCTCGTCGCCGGTGCCGAACTGCTGCAGGTGGGACTCGGCTTCCCAGGAGTTGGTGCACTCCACCTCGCCGAAGAAGCTGCCCTGCTCCCAGTCGATCTGCGCCTCGGTGACGGTGGACTTGACCAGGCCCTCGAAGGCGTGCAGCACCGGGCCGATCTGGAACACGTCGAAGTTGTCGCCCGCGCCGAGCAGCTTGGAGGCCAGGTCGGCATCCTGCTGGCCGGCCGCGAAGCCGATGCGGAACAGCAGGCCGCGGGCCCGCTTGGCGCCGAGCGAGTCGAACAGCTCGCGGCGCAGCGCGCCGAGGGCCTTGGCGTGGAGCAGGAGCATGCGGCTCTCGTCCAGCCAGATCTGGCCGTTGTGGATGTCGAAGCGCAGTCTCG
This genomic window contains:
- a CDS encoding sigma 54-interacting transcriptional regulator; its protein translation is MGGQRLIERFNLRSRLRFDIHNGQIWLDESRMLLLHAKALGALRRELFDSLGAKRARGLLFRIGFAAGQQDADLASKLLGAGDNFDVFQIGPVLHAFEGLVKSTVTEAQIDWEQGSFFGEVECTNSWEAESHLQQFGTGDEVACWSMSGYASGYTSRFFKRFIVFKETQCTCRGDHHCVMVGKPAEAWGDDPYLEYCRPTEADTSFQDLQQELWQLRGRQREQLPPGRLVGSSPAFRTAFDLLSKAARSPITVLLLGETGVGKEVFAQWLHENSDRAAQPFVAVNCAAIPNDLIESELFGVQKGAFTGAQQSRPGRFERADGGTLFLDELGDLSPSAQVKLLRVLQTGEVERLGDDKSRKVNVRLVAATNVNLQRAIAEGRFRADLYYRLATYPVAIPPLRERKADIPILVTALLEKYAPVYHKHLKGPTDRALQALMAYDWPGNVRELENLIERAVLLAPSGGQIELEHLFAGSTPATPPGAPVDRQGQVGNVREARREQLYETLLDDDFDLQAHENRLLELAVRRASGNLTHAARLLGITRRQLAYRLKQAGGEAGACAQEASS
- a CDS encoding catechol 2,3-dioxygenase, whose protein sequence is MAMTGVLRPGHAQVRVLNLEESVLFYRDVLGLVETGRDAQGRVYFKCWDERDHHSYVIREADSAGIDFFGFKVLDKATLEQLDADLKAYGLTTTRIPAGEMLETGERVRFELPSGHLIELYAEMTSVGNGAGLVNPAPWTQAREHGIGPVRLDHALMYGPNIAEVQKIFTEVLGFYLVERVLTPDGQGNAAIWLSCSHKVHDIAFAEYPEPGKLHHCSFLMESWEQVLRAGDIMSMNLVNVDIGPTRHGVTRGCTIYAWDPSGNRFETFMGGYQPYPDYEPITWTFDNFGQGLDYPQRKLHETFLTVVT
- a CDS encoding phenol hydroxylase subunit encodes the protein MTRPEQLVEMVPANLDTRKRWVRVTGERAGGFIEFDFAIGEPDLIVEMILSPEAFAEFCAANQVEMLPPREEGTGTEEPSDWDWSLADATQTRFKA
- a CDS encoding PaaI family thioesterase; this translates as MASKEEIAAFIATEFPQTKCMVEKVGDGGATVWHPVGHDELRPGGTVSGPVLMSIADVALYVAILGEIGMVPMAVTTNLTANFLRKPSGEKNIVGVCKLIKVGKTLVVGEVSLYSEGSEDAVAHVVGTYSIPPRRE